The proteins below are encoded in one region of Methanosarcina barkeri 3:
- a CDS encoding type II secretion system F family protein yields the protein MTYTILDELAYRFYGDFFYKNKEYFQDLKVKIRYSHISMSVDQYLASTLMYSVIAGIATGTFGLWFGFKIFGDPVSRLSFFVDPRRADIAGGYVYLLAVLVGLILFLVSFFAVFLVAYIYPYFQANNRQASIDKSMLPAINYMYALTKGGMSIYDVFRSLSRHAYIFGATAEEISYIVRDMDYLGKDFISSLKVSKERTPSEIFKDFIDGLIIVSSSGTITEYIKNKSEQYQGLAEMANKNLLQRLDVLAEIYVTGLVAGPLFIMVTLVVLQFFRPASAQILYMLIYVILPLATLLYLVLLDTMGELSIAPKKGNVRSFTINLSDIPEVNSGLTEEEEQKRRKTYLLYRKLYRFRDMVFNPYRTIRNEPRYTFFFGVPLGVYYLTQLPRNLRNRLFSSFHHLNIGFDHVTDSAITLITAVDDYFVIFIVVALIPFIIFYEIKAWRMRKIDEKMPDFLKSLSSMNESGIMLANSLKIIAESKLGILSKELKNLKEDLSWGTSTSKALMNLESNIRTPSSSRTLHILVKANESTSDLKNVLSITAKQARNDEDMKKERSSSMVVYVVTIYVAFFVFLFIVYILATNFFPQTASFATSSQGMGRIGGYFNVEEYSMLMFHSALVQAFTSGIIAGKMGQGSVYLGLKYSVSMVIITYVVFTMFV from the coding sequence ATGACTTATACTATTCTGGATGAACTAGCATACCGGTTTTATGGGGACTTTTTCTATAAAAATAAAGAATATTTCCAAGATTTAAAAGTAAAAATACGCTATTCTCATATCTCTATGTCAGTAGACCAATACCTTGCTTCTACTTTAATGTACTCAGTAATTGCAGGAATTGCCACAGGAACCTTTGGCTTATGGTTTGGATTCAAAATTTTTGGGGACCCAGTTTCCCGACTTAGCTTTTTTGTAGATCCTAGACGTGCCGACATTGCAGGTGGATATGTATATCTTCTCGCAGTTCTAGTTGGTCTTATACTGTTTCTTGTAAGTTTTTTTGCTGTGTTTCTTGTAGCGTATATTTATCCTTATTTTCAGGCTAATAATCGACAAGCTTCTATCGATAAATCCATGCTTCCGGCGATAAACTATATGTATGCTCTGACAAAAGGAGGTATGTCAATTTATGATGTGTTCAGGTCTTTGAGCAGACATGCATACATATTTGGCGCAACTGCAGAGGAAATCTCCTATATTGTAAGAGATATGGACTACCTGGGAAAGGATTTCATAAGTTCCCTTAAAGTTTCCAAGGAACGCACCCCTTCAGAAATTTTCAAAGACTTTATTGATGGACTGATCATTGTTTCAAGCAGCGGAACTATTACCGAATATATAAAAAATAAGTCCGAGCAATATCAGGGTCTGGCCGAGATGGCAAATAAAAACCTGTTACAAAGACTTGACGTACTTGCCGAAATCTACGTGACAGGTCTTGTTGCAGGCCCTCTTTTCATAATGGTAACCCTTGTTGTACTACAATTTTTCCGGCCGGCTTCAGCTCAGATTCTTTACATGCTTATTTATGTGATATTACCTCTTGCAACCCTGCTATATTTAGTACTTCTCGATACTATGGGAGAACTTTCCATTGCTCCGAAAAAAGGTAATGTTCGCAGTTTTACAATAAACCTTTCCGATATCCCAGAAGTTAATTCCGGGCTTACTGAAGAGGAGGAGCAGAAAAGGAGAAAAACGTACCTATTGTACAGGAAACTTTATAGGTTCAGAGACATGGTGTTCAACCCTTACAGGACTATCAGGAATGAGCCAAGATACACGTTTTTCTTCGGCGTTCCGCTTGGAGTGTACTATCTTACTCAACTTCCAAGAAACCTTAGAAACAGACTTTTTTCTAGTTTCCATCACCTGAACATAGGTTTTGACCATGTCACTGACAGTGCCATAACGTTAATTACTGCTGTTGATGATTATTTTGTCATTTTTATTGTCGTTGCCCTGATTCCTTTTATAATTTTTTATGAAATCAAGGCATGGAGGATGCGCAAAATTGACGAGAAAATGCCTGATTTTTTGAAAAGTCTTTCCAGTATGAACGAGTCCGGGATTATGCTTGCAAATTCCTTAAAAATAATAGCTGAATCTAAACTGGGAATCCTTAGTAAAGAACTTAAAAACTTAAAGGAAGATCTTTCCTGGGGCACTTCCACATCTAAAGCCCTTATGAACCTTGAGAGCAACATAAGAACACCTTCTTCAAGCCGAACTCTTCATATTCTAGTAAAAGCAAATGAGTCTACAAGTGACCTTAAAAACGTACTCTCGATTACTGCTAAACAGGCTAGAAATGACGAGGATATGAAAAAAGAACGCTCATCATCAATGGTGGTCTACGTTGTTACGATCTATGTAGCCTTCTTCGTTTTCCTTTTCATAGTTTATATCCTGGCTACTAATTTCTTCCCTCAAACTGCTTCTTTCGCTACCTCTTCACAGGGAATGGGAAGAATTGGCGGATATTTTAATGTAGAAGAATACAGTATGCTTATGTTCCACTCCGCTCTGGTACAAGCTTTCACTTCCGGAATTATCGCCGGGAAGATGGGACAGGGATCGGTATATCTGGGCTTGAAATACAGTGTAAGTATGGTAATAATAACTTACGTGGTTTTCACTATGTTTGTTTGA